The following nucleotide sequence is from Flavimarina sp. Hel_I_48.
ATGTTTTATTTGTTGCCATTTGTAACTTTTTATATTTCTGCAAACTGCAGAAATTTTGGTTTTTAAAAATCGGTGCAAAAATAGTGTTTTGAGTTTATGTGAAGCAACACATTTTTGATTTATAACTGTTTATCAAAAAAACTTTGAGGTATTAACTCAAAAATTTCAAAACCAACATACAAATGAAGCTTTTAAACCAAGGTCTGCATTGATAATCAATAATTTTGTTCGATCTTTTGAAGTTGATCACCATCTGCCCCTATTATTTCAAAAATGACATTATTAGTCGCTAAATCTACTTTTATCACCCCAAAACTTCGCTCTGCAATTACATTTCCCACGCGATATTTGTTAGGCTCCCCATCAAACTGTGTATACGCATGGGTAAGTCCGCTTGAAGTAAAGTCGATCAGGGGATAGCCCAATTGTGGACTCACTTTCTTTGAAAATTCTGAAATATGGCGGTCACCACTTAAAATGATCACGTTCTTGGCCTTACTTTTTTCCAGTAGGTTCAAAAATCGATCTACTTCGATAGGAAAATTGCCCCAGGTTTCAAACCCGTGCTCTCCACTAAGTAGCTGTATACTGCTCATGACAAAAGTAAAATCAGCCGTATTATTGACCAGCTGATCTTCCAGCCATTCCCATTGCCGCGCTCCCAGAAGCGTGACAGAACTATCTACCGCTGGGGTATAACGTTTATTGGGATGCGGTGAAGGCAATGGCGCACTTCTAAAATAGCGGGTGTCCAGCACGATAACTTTGATTTCTTTCTCCCCTTTACTGAAATTTTCAGCATAATAAATGCCATCCTGATTACGTCTGGGATCGTTTTTATCAACATCAAGAAAATCAAGAAATAATTGTTGGCTCTTTTCTTTTTTGCGCCACTCCTTACCGGCATCGTTCTTACCATAATCATGATCATCCCAGGTGGCCATTATCGGGATCTGCGCTTTTACTTTCGCGTATTCAGGGTTCGCATTTTGCGCATTGTACATTTTTTCCATCTTCTTCATATTCCCGGTATCTGCATAGATATTATCGCCGCCCCAGATAAAAAGATCAGGCTCAAGGGTGGTAACCTGTTCCCAGAAAGGGTTGGGCTCTTCCACTTTGTTGCAAGAGCCAAAAGCGATAACAAAAGCTTTGTTATCTACTGAATTATCTGGTTTTTGAGCATAAATACCGCCCATTACAAGACAAATAAGGAAGAAAATTTTGTTGTTGATTTTCATAATATTCAGAAGTAGGATTCCAGCAAAATTAGAAGTTCTAATTTTAAATGCATAGTATTAAATTGTAACTTCGCTTAAATGGATCAAGAACAAATAAATCAACTGAAAGACCTGCTTTCAGCACCAAAAAAAATCGTAATCGTACCGCATAAAAACCCAGATGGGGATGCGATGGGTTCTACTCTAGCCTTGTATCAATACCTTAAGAAAGATGGTCACGACGCTACAGTTGTTTCCCCTAATGATTACCCCCAGTTCTTAAAATGGCTTCCTTTTGAGGAAAAAGTGGTAAAATTTGATCAACAAAATGCAATCGCAGTACAGCTTATAAAGAATGCTGAAATCATTTTCACCCTAGACTTTAATCACTTGAGCAGAACGGGCGATATGGAACAGGCATTAAAGGATGCCACGGCGGACTTTGTAATGATAGATCACCACCAGCAGCCAGATAATTATGCTACGGTCACTTATAGTGACGTTCATGTTTGTGCTACGTGCCAGATGGTTTACCATACATTTGAAATGCTGGATGCCACCGGAAGCATAGACGTGGATATGGCCACTTGCCTGTATACAGGAATTATGACCGATACGGGTTCGTTCAGGTTTCGTTCTACCTCCTCGCGCACGCACCGCGTTATAGCAAATCTTATTGATAAAGGCGCAGACAATGCATTTATACATCAGCAGATTTATGATGCAAACAGTCCAAAACGTATGCAATTACTGGGCAGCGCACTCAATAACCTTAGGGTTTTACCAGAATTCAAGGCCGCCTATATAACACTCAGTCAGGAAGAACTTGATGCCCACAATTATGAAAAAGGCGATACCGAAGGTTTTGTGAATTACGCGCTTTCCCTTCAGGATACCAGACTTGCCATGATCTTTATTGAAAATAAGCAGGAAGGTATCATAAAAATATCGCTGCGCTCTGAAGGTGATTTTTCGGTAAATGAAATGGCACGGGAGCACTTTCATGGCGGAGGGCACATAAATGCTGCTGGTGGCCGCAGCGACCGTTCTATGGCAGATACGGTTGATTATTTTATTAGTATCTTACCACAATATAAGCTTGCATTAAATGCGTAACCTACTCTATCTTTTGCTCTTGTGTGTCCTGGCCAGTTGTAAAACGCCAGAGGCACGCCGACCGGTTTCTCAGAATTCTGGTTCTTATATTGACGCTTCTATCGCGCGCAATAAAAAGCTCAATAAAGCCGAAGAAAGTGCTATTTTAAAAGAAATAAAGAACAATCCAGAGCAGGAATATATTGCCTCAGCTGATGGTTTCTGGTACACTTATGATACGAAAGAAAAGGATAGTATTGATAAAAGCTTTCCACAAGTAGGCGACGTGGTCACCTTTACCTACGATATTCAATCCATTGCCGGCGAGGAAATTGTTTCCAAGAAAGAACTGGGCACGCAAACATATCAAATAGATCAAAGCAATCAGGAACTTATGCCCGGCCTGCGGGCAGGGATCAAACTCATGAGGGAGGGAGAAACGGTCACTTTTCTTTTTCCATCCCACAAAGCCTTTGGTTATTACGGTTATGAAAATAAAATAGGGATGAACAGACCTATAAAGTCAACGGTCACCCTACAATCTATCACTCTTAAAACCGAACAGGAATAATGACGTCAAAAAATGTGTTTATACTGTGCGCAATGCTTTTCATGTTCTGGGGATGCAAAGAAAAATATCCTGATCTTGAAGATGGTCTGTATGCTGAAATCGTAACGGACAAAGGCACTATGATTGCAGAACTTTATTTTGAAAAAACGCCCGTAACCGTGGGTAGTTTCGTTTCCCTCGCCGAAGGAACAAGTGAAGCCGTAGATTCAACCTATAAGGGAAAACACTTTTATAATGGCCTGTCCTTTCACCGTATCATCAAGGATTTTATGATACAGGGCGGAGATCCTGACGGCAATGGTTCTGGTGGACCAGGATACAAGTTTTTTGATGAATTGCGTCCAGATCTGCGCCACGATACGATAGGTATACTCTCCATGGCCAACTCAGGCTATGGTACAAATGGCAGCCAGTTTTTTATCACCCACAAACCTACCCCGCACCTGGATGGTTATGATATGGAAGGCAACCTGAAAAACTGCGAGAACCCGCGTACGGGTTGTCATACGGTTTTTGGTAAAGTAGTAAAAGGTTTTGAAACACTTAATACCATTGCAAATGTGGAAGTGCCCAATCCTCAGGATGGAAAACCTGCCAACCCCGTTACTATTGAAGAGATAAATATTATTCGCAAGGGTGGCGCCGCACGTAGGTTTGACGCGGCAAAGACCTTTAGGGAAGGTATGGATGCTAAAAAGAAAGAGGAAGCAAAAGCAGCTCAGGAGCAAACGTCCCGCATGGAGGAAATGTCGAGCGGTTTTGAAGAAAAACGTAAAGAGGCCACAATCTTAGATAGTGGTCTGGGAATTCTCAAAACCACTACCGGAGATGGCGACCAGCCAAAATTAGGCCAAACGGTATTAGTGGATTATGCCGGTTATTTTGAAGACGGTCAATTGTTTGACTCAAATAGCAAGGTCATTGCAGATAAATGGAACATGCAAACCAGACCTTCTATAGAGAAGTATGCTCCATATGAAGTGGTTTACGGTCCTGAAGCGAGTATGATCGCCGGTTTTAAAGAAGGATTACAACAAATGAAAGTAGGCGATAAAGCCACTTTATTTATACCGTATCATTTAGGTTATGGTGAACGCGGCTATGCCATTATACCTCCCAAAACAGATCTTGTATTTGAAGTTGAAATTCTCGGGATTAAATAGATAGTATCGGTTTTTTTGAAGAACTGTTGGTTTTCCAAAAGTAGATACCAACCAAGTAAAAACCTGCTAAAAACACCGATTTTCCGTGTTTTTAGCAGGTTTTTTAATACACATTAGCCTTAATTGGATTTAAAAGCTTGTGCTATTCTATTACTGAAAATTCGATAGCAGAATCGCCGTATATTGTATGTTCGTGTTTCTTGAAATCTTCTGCTTTTGCTTTATAAATATTAGGTACAAACGTCTGCGGATTTAAATCTAACAGGGGAAACCAGGTGCTTTGTACCTGTATCTGCAATTTATGCCCTTTTTTAAAGGTGTGGTTTACTGCTTGAAGTTCAAAATTAACCGGTGTTTTGGTATTCGGTTTAAAAGGCTCGGGCTTTGAAAAATCATTTCTAAAACGACCGCGCATCACTTCGCTGCGCACCATCATAAAATAATTCCCCATTTTCAAATACTCCTGCGTTTCTTCAAAATCTTCTGCATCTGCCGGGAAAACGTCTATTACTTTTACGATCCAGTCTGCATCTGTACCGGTCGTGGCTACCTGTAATTTTGCTTTAATTGGGCCAGAGAGCGTCATATCTTCTTCAAGAACTTCCGTTTCAAAAACAAGCACATCAGGACGTCGCGCTGCAAAACGTTGATCATCGGTCATATATTTTCTGGGTGTAAATACCATTTTTATATCTTCTGAATAGGGTACTGGTTTCTTGGGATCGCTGGTAAAGGTATTTTCAAAATCACCAGCTGCATTCTCGCTCAGTATTTGATCTGCCCCCAGATACATGGTTTTTTGAGTTGCTGCTTTTGCGGGCCATTCGGTAAAGGAATCCCAGGTATTTGAACCGGTATCATACATCTGTGCTTCCGGCAGGTCGAGTTCGCCCTTTCCATCTTCCTTTAAAAAGTGGTTGAAAAATTTAGTTTCCACATTTTGCTGGTAATCACGTGAAAGGTTATCGCCAAAATAAACATTGCCTATCGCCTGGCGTACATCACTGCGCGCCCAGTCGCCATGGCTCCACGGACCATAAACGATGGTATTGTAGTTATTGCTCGTTTTCTCAATCTGTTTGTAGGTTTGAAAAGGACCGTAAAGATCTTCGGCATCAAATAAACCGCCCACGATCATAACCGCTGGTTTGATATCTTTTAAATGCGGAAGGATATTTCGTTTTTGCCAGAACTCGTCATAGCTGGAATGGTCTTTTAGCTGTTGCCAGAAGACGTTATCTTCCTTATAAAAACTGTCTAAACTGGTGAGCGGCTCATGCTCCAGAAAAAACTGATATTGATCTTCGGTTCCCAGTTCTGGAAATTTGTACCAGGCTTCTTTTGTAGGTTCATCTTTCATATAACCAAAAACGGCCGTGGCGCGCCAGTAACTCAATAAATAAGCGCCATTATGGTGAAAATCATCAAAAAAGAAATCAGAAATACAAGCTTGTGGGGATACTGCTTTTAACGCGGGGTGCTCGCTCAACAAGGAGTATGTTGCGTAAAAACCAGGATAGGAAATACCCCAGATGCCTACGTTCTCGTTTGTATTTTCCACATTGTTTACGAGCCATTCTATGGTATCATAGGTGTCGCTGGCTTCATCAATTTGTTTGCCCTTTTTATTCGGAATATAGGGGCGCATGTTATCGTAAACCCCTTCACTGTTCCAGCGGCCGCGCACGTCCTGATGTACAAATATATTTCCTTCCTTTACCAGAAATTCATTGGGTCCTATTCGGTTTTTAAATGCGTTTTCCCCGTAAGGTTTGCAGCTATAGGGCGTGCGCATCATCAGCATGGGATATTTTTTTGACTTATCTTTTGGCGAATAAATAGTGGTGTGTAGCTTAATGCCATCGCGCATCTCTATCATTACTTCCTTCTTATCGTAGTGCGCTTTGACGTATTCTAGGTCCTGCGCAATCATTGTAATCCCTATAAAAAGGAACAACAAGGTGCATACTTGGGTAATCTTCTTCATATGTTGGTTTTTTATTTAATTATTCATGTTTAAGTTATCGTAAAAGTAATTACGAACTCATCGCAGTTAATGATTCTAAAGGTTAAGCTAGGTCTGATACGGTGAATTTCAATAGCTTTTTTGCTCCATTTTGAACCCGGTAGCGTTCGTCGCTGCGGTGGCCCATAATCCAGATGATCTCATTGCCATTGCAAAGTACTTTCACCTTTTCTTTGTCTAAAGTAGAGAATTTCTCATCCTTAAAATATTTGCTGAGCTTCTTTTTGCCCTGCATCCCAAAAGGATAAAAATAATCACCTTCCTTCCAATTACGGACCGTAAGCGGAAAATCCAGCATTTCTGCCTCAAAAACAACCGATTTTGAACCTAAATCTGGTATTTTTTCTACCGATTCTATGCTTAACAGCATGCCGTTTAACTGAAGCATTTGATCTGTTTTCTTAACTTCTATAGTCTGCTCCGCTGGGTCTTCATGTTCGGTTAAGAGAAGAAAATCACGATCCTTGATTATTCTATGCGTTTCCGAAAAAACAACTTTTCCTGACTGGGCATCAGGCAGCGCATAAATATCGTCCCAGGCAGAAAACCCAAAACTTTTTAGCAGTTCGTAAAGAACTGCATTACGGTTGGGAAGTTGCGCCAACTGCTCAATATTCAACCGAAAACCGTCAAAAGTATGCGTAACAACTTTTGGGTAAATAAAAGAGATATAATCGTCAACAAGCGCGCTGGTCGCCTGTAAGTGTTTTAGCGATTCTGCAAAATTATCCAGCATATTAGGAGCTGCTTCCAGCAGGGCGGGAATGGCATGATGGCGCAAATGGTTTCGCTGGTATTTATCTGAACCATTACTGGCATCCTCTCGCCACTGGAGTGCGTTTTCTGCTGCGTAATCCGCAATTTCTTCCCGTGAAAATGGCAATAATGGCCTTAAAACCGACCCATTTTGCTCCGGAATTCCTTTTAAACCATCAATACCACTCCCCCTGCTCAGGTTGATCAGAAAAGTTTCGAGCGCATCATTGGCGTGGTGCGCGGTAAGGATATACGTTGCACGCTGCCTTTCCCGGAGTTCCTCAAACCAGGCATAACGCAATTCGCGCGCCGCCATTTGTGTAGAGATTTTATGATCTTTGGCAAAGGCCAGCGTATCAAAATTTTGAACAAAAACCCGATTTTTAAGGGTTTTAGCCAGTTTTTCAACAAATAGGGCATCGTTATCGCTTTCCGTAGCGCGGAGGTTAAAATTGCAATGGGCAAAAATGACATTGATTTTAAGGCTATGCAGAAGATGTGCGAGCACAACGCTGTCCAGACCGCCGCTTATCGCCAGAATGGATGTTACTTTACCAAGATCAGGAAACTGTGCATTCAGATGATTTTTAAAGGCTTCTAGCATAGTTCAAAGATAACCAAAACCGGACTTTTCAAAATTGGCTTTTAGAGAAATTAAAGTTTTGGAATAC
It contains:
- a CDS encoding alkaline phosphatase D family protein; this encodes MKINNKIFFLICLVMGGIYAQKPDNSVDNKAFVIAFGSCNKVEEPNPFWEQVTTLEPDLFIWGGDNIYADTGNMKKMEKMYNAQNANPEYAKVKAQIPIMATWDDHDYGKNDAGKEWRKKEKSQQLFLDFLDVDKNDPRRNQDGIYYAENFSKGEKEIKVIVLDTRYFRSAPLPSPHPNKRYTPAVDSSVTLLGARQWEWLEDQLVNNTADFTFVMSSIQLLSGEHGFETWGNFPIEVDRFLNLLEKSKAKNVIILSGDRHISEFSKKVSPQLGYPLIDFTSSGLTHAYTQFDGEPNKYRVGNVIAERSFGVIKVDLATNNVIFEIIGADGDQLQKIEQNY
- a CDS encoding DHH family phosphoesterase, translated to MDQEQINQLKDLLSAPKKIVIVPHKNPDGDAMGSTLALYQYLKKDGHDATVVSPNDYPQFLKWLPFEEKVVKFDQQNAIAVQLIKNAEIIFTLDFNHLSRTGDMEQALKDATADFVMIDHHQQPDNYATVTYSDVHVCATCQMVYHTFEMLDATGSIDVDMATCLYTGIMTDTGSFRFRSTSSRTHRVIANLIDKGADNAFIHQQIYDANSPKRMQLLGSALNNLRVLPEFKAAYITLSQEELDAHNYEKGDTEGFVNYALSLQDTRLAMIFIENKQEGIIKISLRSEGDFSVNEMAREHFHGGGHINAAGGRSDRSMADTVDYFISILPQYKLALNA
- the gldI gene encoding gliding motility-associated peptidyl-prolyl isomerase GldI — protein: MRNLLYLLLLCVLASCKTPEARRPVSQNSGSYIDASIARNKKLNKAEESAILKEIKNNPEQEYIASADGFWYTYDTKEKDSIDKSFPQVGDVVTFTYDIQSIAGEEIVSKKELGTQTYQIDQSNQELMPGLRAGIKLMREGETVTFLFPSHKAFGYYGYENKIGMNRPIKSTVTLQSITLKTEQE
- a CDS encoding peptidylprolyl isomerase; amino-acid sequence: MTSKNVFILCAMLFMFWGCKEKYPDLEDGLYAEIVTDKGTMIAELYFEKTPVTVGSFVSLAEGTSEAVDSTYKGKHFYNGLSFHRIIKDFMIQGGDPDGNGSGGPGYKFFDELRPDLRHDTIGILSMANSGYGTNGSQFFITHKPTPHLDGYDMEGNLKNCENPRTGCHTVFGKVVKGFETLNTIANVEVPNPQDGKPANPVTIEEINIIRKGGAARRFDAAKTFREGMDAKKKEEAKAAQEQTSRMEEMSSGFEEKRKEATILDSGLGILKTTTGDGDQPKLGQTVLVDYAGYFEDGQLFDSNSKVIADKWNMQTRPSIEKYAPYEVVYGPEASMIAGFKEGLQQMKVGDKATLFIPYHLGYGERGYAIIPPKTDLVFEVEILGIK
- a CDS encoding CocE/NonD family hydrolase, with protein sequence MKKITQVCTLLFLFIGITMIAQDLEYVKAHYDKKEVMIEMRDGIKLHTTIYSPKDKSKKYPMLMMRTPYSCKPYGENAFKNRIGPNEFLVKEGNIFVHQDVRGRWNSEGVYDNMRPYIPNKKGKQIDEASDTYDTIEWLVNNVENTNENVGIWGISYPGFYATYSLLSEHPALKAVSPQACISDFFFDDFHHNGAYLLSYWRATAVFGYMKDEPTKEAWYKFPELGTEDQYQFFLEHEPLTSLDSFYKEDNVFWQQLKDHSSYDEFWQKRNILPHLKDIKPAVMIVGGLFDAEDLYGPFQTYKQIEKTSNNYNTIVYGPWSHGDWARSDVRQAIGNVYFGDNLSRDYQQNVETKFFNHFLKEDGKGELDLPEAQMYDTGSNTWDSFTEWPAKAATQKTMYLGADQILSENAAGDFENTFTSDPKKPVPYSEDIKMVFTPRKYMTDDQRFAARRPDVLVFETEVLEEDMTLSGPIKAKLQVATTGTDADWIVKVIDVFPADAEDFEETQEYLKMGNYFMMVRSEVMRGRFRNDFSKPEPFKPNTKTPVNFELQAVNHTFKKGHKLQIQVQSTWFPLLDLNPQTFVPNIYKAKAEDFKKHEHTIYGDSAIEFSVIE
- the tilS gene encoding tRNA lysidine(34) synthetase TilS, producing MLEAFKNHLNAQFPDLGKVTSILAISGGLDSVVLAHLLHSLKINVIFAHCNFNLRATESDNDALFVEKLAKTLKNRVFVQNFDTLAFAKDHKISTQMAARELRYAWFEELRERQRATYILTAHHANDALETFLINLSRGSGIDGLKGIPEQNGSVLRPLLPFSREEIADYAAENALQWREDASNGSDKYQRNHLRHHAIPALLEAAPNMLDNFAESLKHLQATSALVDDYISFIYPKVVTHTFDGFRLNIEQLAQLPNRNAVLYELLKSFGFSAWDDIYALPDAQSGKVVFSETHRIIKDRDFLLLTEHEDPAEQTIEVKKTDQMLQLNGMLLSIESVEKIPDLGSKSVVFEAEMLDFPLTVRNWKEGDYFYPFGMQGKKKLSKYFKDEKFSTLDKEKVKVLCNGNEIIWIMGHRSDERYRVQNGAKKLLKFTVSDLA